GCGTAACCGCTGTGTCCTGACAGATAAAAACCGCTGAAATCTTTAAAAAATTCAAGCCTGATCATTAAGCATTGATTTTTTCGATCTGAACCTTAGTATAGGGCTGTCTATGACCCTGTTTTCTTCTGTAATTCTTTTTTGCTTTAAATTTGATGATAGTAACCTTTTTAGCTTTTCCGTTTTTTATAACCTTAGCGGAAACTGACGCACCGTTAACACTCGGATCGCCGAATGTCAAACCGTCATCGTTTGATAAAGCCAGTACATTGTCAAAAACGACCTCGCTGTCTGCCTCTGCATTCAGCTTTTCAATGTAAATAATGTCGCCTTCCTGTACTTTGTATTGTTTGCCACCTGTAACTATTACAGCGTACACACAAAGCACCTCTCTTTCATAATAAGACTCGCTACGACAGGCAGACATAAAAATGTCTTTAAGCCTGGAATATGCGG
The genomic region above belongs to Bacillota bacterium and contains:
- the rplU gene encoding 50S ribosomal protein L21; protein product: MYAVIVTGGKQYKVQEGDIIYIEKLNAEADSEVVFDNVLALSNDDGLTFGDPSVNGASVSAKVIKNGKAKKVTIIKFKAKKNYRRKQGHRQPYTKVQIEKINA